A region of Mugil cephalus isolate CIBA_MC_2020 chromosome 3, CIBA_Mcephalus_1.1, whole genome shotgun sequence DNA encodes the following proteins:
- the si:ch73-204p21.2 gene encoding uncharacterized protein si:ch73-204p21.2: MAAVGAEVTGSWFLSSGVVGFLGFLVLLVLLSIFITALCSHCNRHSFDLQHSGVDRNPPALIKVVRLEETRENPMINEIQNDEKQFRHDEENPVGSTPWRSHLGAPNTSHGMNHAPSPPDSAHIMAEGSDTSSPAANQEPEQQQRRVGVDLSEKNSVYARVSKKQNMEPAHTPEEEEEQEEEQEEEEASPPLPDRTEMELWN; encoded by the exons ATGGCTGCGGTCGGAGCTGAGGTCACCGGGTCCTGGTTCCTGTCGTCGGGAGTCGTCGGGTTCCTCGggttcctcgtcctcctcgtcctcctctccatcttcatcaCAGCTCTGTGCAGCCACTGCAACAG aCATTCATTTGACCTGCAGCATTCAGGCGTGGACAGAAACCCTCCAGCTCTCATCAAAGTg GTGAGGCTGGAGGAAACCAGAGAGAATCCGATGATCAATGAGATCCAGAACGATGAGAAAC AGTTTCGTCACGATGAGGAAAATCCTGTCGGCTCTACTCCCTGGAGGAGCCACCTGGGGGCGCCAAACACCAGCCATG GTATGAACCACGCCCCCTCACCACCAGACTCCGCCCACATAATGGCGGAAGGCAGTGACACAAGTTCCCCGGCAGCCAATCAGgagccagagcagcagcagcgtcgcGTCGGGGTGGATTTGAGCGAGAAGAATTCAGTTTATGCTCGAGTcagcaagaaacaaaatatgGAACCTGCTCACAcccccgaggaggaggaggagcaggaggaggagcaggaggaggaggaagcttcACCTCCGCTACCCGACAGGACAGAGATGGAATTATGGAATTAG